In Streptomyces sp. NBC_01707, a genomic segment contains:
- a CDS encoding YciI family protein, whose product MFVLELTYTAPVERVDRLMEAHVAWLDTQYAAGVFIASGRKNPRDGGVILAVGDDRTQIEKIAAADPFAAEGVCAYRITEFIATKTSDELAPYRQQLP is encoded by the coding sequence ATGTTCGTACTCGAGTTGACCTACACCGCCCCCGTCGAGCGTGTCGACAGGCTGATGGAGGCGCATGTCGCCTGGCTGGACACGCAGTACGCAGCCGGGGTCTTCATCGCGTCCGGCCGCAAGAACCCGCGCGACGGCGGTGTGATCCTCGCCGTGGGGGACGACCGCACGCAGATCGAGAAGATCGCGGCGGCCGACCCCTTCGCGGCCGAGGGTGTGTGCGCGTACCGGATCACGGAGTTCATCGCGACGAAGACGTCGGACGAACTCGCGCCGTACCGGCAGCAGTTGCCCTGA
- the mmpA gene encoding morphogenic membrane protein MmpA: MNDHRTSARTGTIYVAQRRLAVGMTLGVLAGVVWTVAMICTLVSWMF, encoded by the coding sequence ATGAACGATCATCGAACGTCCGCACGTACCGGCACCATCTATGTCGCCCAACGGCGCCTCGCCGTGGGAATGACCCTCGGCGTCCTCGCGGGCGTCGTATGGACCGTCGCGATGATCTGCACGCTCGTGTCCTGGATGTTCTGA
- a CDS encoding SsgA family sporulation/cell division regulator — MSIVIEQSVQARMVASAPRMETLPATLQYDRRDPFAVRMAFPAPATLEGTEVAWEFSRELLSAGMDAPAGVGDVRIRPFGYDRTVLEFHAAEGIAMVHVRTGELRRFLQRAQALVAPGDEHRYLDLDRSLADLLGGTC; from the coding sequence GTGTCCATCGTTATCGAGCAGTCCGTGCAGGCCCGCATGGTCGCGTCCGCGCCGCGTATGGAGACCCTTCCCGCCACGCTGCAGTACGACCGCAGAGACCCGTTCGCCGTACGCATGGCGTTCCCAGCCCCGGCGACGCTGGAAGGCACCGAGGTGGCCTGGGAGTTCTCCCGCGAACTGCTGTCGGCAGGCATGGACGCGCCGGCCGGTGTCGGGGACGTACGGATCAGGCCGTTCGGTTACGACCGCACGGTTCTGGAATTCCATGCCGCCGAGGGCATCGCGATGGTGCATGTCCGCACGGGGGAGCTGCGCCGCTTCCTCCAGCGGGCGCAGGCGCTGGTCGCGCCGGGCGATGAGCACCGGTACCTGGATCTCGACCGCAGTCTGGCCGACCTGCTCGGCGGAACCTGCTGA
- a CDS encoding oxidoreductase, which translates to MRLKGKTRRLMSWGVCGAALTAALATPAAQATPGEGHGPGHRPAWTLTETGTDARFRGLAAVSSRTAWAAGSKGTVLRTTDGGRHWRDVAPPGAAEAALEFRDIEAFDARRAVVLAIGEGDASRVFRTDDGGATWTESFRNTDARAFYDCLTFFDSRHGLAMSDPVDGKFRILSTADGGRNWKLLPTAGMPDAQAGEAGFAAGGQCLVSSGPKDAWLATGGAATARVLHSADRGRTWTATESTIPAGDPARGVFGLAFRDRTHGIAVGGDYRADQASPNAAAVTGDGGRSWRQSTTPPPAYRSGVAWIPHTRSTALAVGPTGTDLTTDGGRTWRTVDTGSYDTVDCTPGGGCWAAGEKGRIARRG; encoded by the coding sequence ATGAGGCTCAAGGGGAAGACGAGACGACTGATGTCATGGGGAGTGTGCGGGGCGGCGCTGACCGCCGCACTGGCCACTCCGGCCGCGCAGGCGACACCGGGGGAGGGGCACGGGCCCGGCCACCGGCCTGCCTGGACGCTCACGGAGACGGGAACCGACGCCCGCTTCCGCGGCCTCGCCGCCGTCAGCAGCCGCACCGCCTGGGCCGCGGGCTCGAAGGGCACGGTCCTGCGTACCACCGACGGAGGCCGTCACTGGCGCGACGTGGCGCCGCCCGGCGCGGCGGAGGCGGCGCTGGAGTTCCGCGACATCGAAGCCTTCGACGCACGGCGCGCGGTGGTGCTGGCCATCGGGGAGGGCGACGCCTCCAGGGTGTTCCGGACGGACGACGGCGGGGCCACCTGGACCGAGTCCTTCCGCAACACCGACGCCCGTGCGTTCTACGACTGCCTCACCTTCTTCGACAGCCGGCACGGCCTCGCCATGAGCGATCCGGTGGACGGAAAGTTCCGCATCCTGTCCACCGCGGACGGCGGCCGCAACTGGAAGCTGCTGCCCACGGCGGGAATGCCGGACGCCCAGGCGGGCGAGGCGGGGTTCGCCGCCGGCGGCCAGTGCCTGGTCAGCTCGGGGCCGAAGGACGCCTGGCTGGCGACGGGCGGCGCGGCCACCGCCCGGGTGCTGCACTCCGCCGACCGCGGGCGGACCTGGACGGCGACCGAATCGACGATCCCGGCGGGAGACCCGGCCCGAGGCGTCTTCGGCCTGGCGTTCCGTGACCGTACGCACGGCATCGCGGTCGGTGGTGACTACCGGGCCGACCAGGCCTCACCGAACGCCGCTGCCGTCACGGGCGACGGAGGCCGCAGCTGGCGGCAGTCCACCACCCCGCCGCCCGCCTACCGCTCCGGAGTCGCCTGGATTCCGCACACCCGCTCGACGGCACTGGCGGTCGGCCCGACCGGGACGGACCTGACGACGGACGGTGGGCGCACCTGGCGCACGGTCGACACCGGTTCGTACGACACCGTGGACTGCACACCGGGCGGCGGCTGTTGGGCGGCCGGAGAGAAGGGGCGGATAGCCCGGCGGGGTTAG
- a CDS encoding ABC-F family ATP-binding cassette domain-containing protein: MSAPMTHIACSSLSFAWPDGSAVFDDFQLAVGPGRTGLIGLNGCGKSTLLRLIAGELTPAEGRVRTSGEIGYLPQNLVLDTALRVDAALGVADTRAALRAIEAGDVREGWFAAVGDDWDVEERARATLDQLGLGHIGLDRTIGELSGGECVLLRLAALLLARPGVLLLDEPTNNLDLYARRRLYEAIDAWTGVLVVVSHDRELLERVDQIADLRDGQVTWHGGNLTAYERALAVEQEAAERMVRVAEADVQRQKRELADAQFKLARRKRYGQKMWDTKREPKAVMGNRKRAAQVSAGKHRVLHTEKLAEAKERLGEAVEAVRDDDEIRIELPRTKVHPGQGVLVLRDLELAHGARVRGEFEVRGPERIALVGRNGAGKTTLLRTLAGELAPVSGEATAHLPLRFLPQRLDVLDDGLSVVENVARFAPDATENRIRAKLAHFLFKGARAGRPVGTLSGGERFRAALAALLLAEPSPQLLLLDEPTNNLDMASVCRLTAALESYEGALIVASHDVPFLESIGITRWLLLDGELRDTTAEAVRAEM, encoded by the coding sequence ATGTCTGCCCCCATGACTCACATCGCCTGTTCGTCGCTCTCCTTCGCCTGGCCGGACGGCAGTGCCGTCTTCGACGACTTCCAGCTGGCCGTGGGCCCCGGAAGGACCGGCCTGATCGGTCTCAACGGCTGTGGAAAGTCGACGCTGTTGCGGCTGATCGCCGGTGAACTCACCCCCGCCGAAGGCCGTGTGCGAACGTCGGGCGAGATCGGCTACCTGCCGCAGAACCTGGTCCTCGACACGGCACTGCGGGTCGATGCCGCGCTCGGTGTCGCGGACACCCGGGCCGCACTGCGCGCCATCGAGGCGGGTGACGTCCGCGAGGGGTGGTTCGCGGCGGTGGGTGACGACTGGGACGTGGAGGAGCGCGCCCGCGCCACCCTCGATCAGCTCGGCCTCGGTCACATCGGGCTCGACCGCACCATCGGCGAGCTGTCGGGCGGCGAGTGCGTGCTGCTGCGTCTCGCCGCGCTCCTGCTGGCCCGTCCGGGGGTGCTGCTGCTGGACGAGCCGACGAACAATCTGGATCTGTACGCCCGCCGCCGGCTGTACGAAGCGATCGATGCCTGGACCGGTGTACTGGTCGTCGTCAGTCACGACCGTGAACTCCTGGAGCGTGTCGACCAGATCGCGGATCTGCGGGACGGCCAGGTCACCTGGCACGGCGGGAACCTCACCGCGTACGAGAGGGCACTCGCCGTGGAGCAGGAGGCGGCCGAGCGCATGGTGCGGGTCGCCGAGGCCGACGTACAACGCCAGAAGCGCGAGCTGGCCGACGCCCAGTTCAAATTGGCCCGGCGAAAGCGTTACGGGCAGAAGATGTGGGACACCAAGCGCGAGCCGAAGGCGGTCATGGGCAACCGCAAGCGGGCTGCCCAGGTGTCGGCCGGCAAACACCGTGTCCTGCACACCGAGAAGCTCGCCGAGGCGAAGGAGCGACTCGGTGAGGCTGTCGAGGCAGTACGCGACGACGACGAGATCCGGATCGAACTGCCCCGCACGAAGGTCCATCCGGGCCAGGGGGTACTCGTACTGCGCGACCTGGAACTCGCTCACGGGGCGCGGGTGCGCGGCGAGTTCGAGGTACGCGGCCCCGAGCGGATCGCCCTGGTGGGCCGCAACGGCGCGGGCAAAACGACTCTGCTGCGCACCCTGGCCGGCGAGCTGGCCCCGGTGTCCGGTGAGGCTACGGCCCATCTGCCGCTGCGTTTTCTTCCGCAGCGCCTGGACGTGCTCGACGACGGGCTGAGCGTCGTGGAGAACGTGGCGCGGTTCGCACCGGATGCGACGGAGAACCGGATCAGGGCGAAGCTGGCGCACTTTCTGTTCAAGGGAGCGCGGGCCGGCCGGCCCGTGGGAACACTGTCGGGCGGGGAACGCTTCCGTGCGGCGCTGGCAGCGCTGCTGCTCGCCGAGCCGTCGCCGCAACTGCTGTTGCTGGACGAACCGACGAACAACCTGGACATGGCGAGCGTGTGCCGGCTGACGGCGGCTCTGGAGTCGTACGAGGGGGCGCTGATCGTGGCGAGCCATGACGTACCGTTCCTGGAGTCGATCGGGATCACGCGCTGGCTGCTCCTCGACGGCGAACTGCGTGACACCACAGCCGAGGCGGTGCGCGCGGAGATGTGA
- a CDS encoding endonuclease V encodes MTTFRTPADAAEARAIQDTLRARVVLDEPGPPPGTGRATGVDVAYDEERDVVVAAAVVLDAATLDVVAETTAVGRVTFPYIPGLLAFREIPTVLAALEALPVDPGLVVCDGYGRAHPRRFGLASHLGVLTGLPVIGVAKNPFTFTYEQPGLRRGDSSPLLDGDEEVGRALRTQDGTKPVYVSVGHRTGLDNACAHTLLLARDFRQPETTRRADALCRQALREATA; translated from the coding sequence ATGACGACCTTCCGCACCCCCGCCGACGCAGCCGAAGCCCGCGCCATTCAGGACACCCTCCGCGCCCGCGTGGTGCTCGACGAGCCGGGGCCGCCGCCCGGGACGGGACGGGCGACCGGTGTCGATGTCGCCTACGACGAGGAACGCGATGTCGTGGTCGCGGCGGCGGTCGTGCTCGACGCTGCGACCCTGGACGTCGTCGCGGAGACCACCGCCGTCGGACGGGTCACCTTCCCCTACATCCCGGGACTCCTCGCCTTCCGGGAGATCCCGACCGTGCTGGCCGCGCTGGAGGCCCTGCCGGTCGACCCCGGTCTCGTCGTCTGCGACGGATACGGCAGGGCGCACCCGCGCCGCTTCGGGCTCGCCAGTCACCTGGGCGTCCTCACCGGACTCCCTGTCATCGGCGTCGCCAAGAACCCGTTCACCTTCACGTACGAACAGCCGGGCCTCCGGCGCGGCGACTCCTCGCCGCTCCTCGACGGGGACGAGGAGGTGGGCCGGGCGCTGCGCACCCAGGACGGCACCAAACCGGTGTACGTCTCGGTCGGACACCGGACCGGCCTGGACAACGCCTGCGCGCACACGCTCCTGCTGGCCAGGGACTTCCGTCAGCCGGAGACCACCCGCAGGGCCGACGCGCTGTGCAGGCAGGCGCTCCGGGAAGCGACGGCCTGA
- a CDS encoding trans-acting enoyl reductase family protein: MNRQNGAQRPYDIVLFGATGFVGALTAEYLAAHAPESCRWALAGRSPAKLTELRDRLTAIDPRCEDLPLLTADADDPDALRELAESAHVVASTVGPYVWYGEKLVAACAEAGTDYTDLTGEAEFVDRMYLEHDARARETGARLVHACGFDSVPHDLGAYFTVKQLPQDVPLTIDGFVRSNAVFSGGTFASALTAMGRGPQMLRAAQERRLHEPRLVGRRARASLGTPHFSAETGTWALPLPTLDPQVVERSARRLARYGPDFRYRHFASVKHLPVALGGTAAIGALLGAAQLPAARNWLMGRYEPGAGPDGERRRRSWFTVRFVGEGGGRRVFTEVSGGDPGYDETAKMLAQAALCLALDELPPTSGQVTTAVAMGDALLERLRGAGLRFRVAAVR, from the coding sequence GTGAACAGGCAGAACGGGGCACAACGCCCCTATGACATAGTCCTTTTCGGTGCCACCGGCTTCGTGGGTGCCCTCACCGCCGAATATCTCGCCGCCCACGCACCCGAGAGCTGCCGCTGGGCGCTGGCCGGCCGTAGCCCGGCCAAGCTGACCGAGCTGCGCGACCGCCTGACCGCGATCGATCCGCGCTGCGAGGACCTTCCGCTGCTGACCGCCGACGCCGACGACCCCGACGCGCTGCGCGAACTCGCCGAATCGGCGCATGTGGTGGCCTCGACCGTGGGCCCGTACGTCTGGTACGGCGAGAAGCTGGTCGCCGCCTGCGCGGAGGCCGGGACGGATTACACGGACCTGACCGGCGAAGCCGAATTCGTCGACCGGATGTATCTGGAGCATGACGCGCGGGCCCGCGAGACCGGGGCCCGGCTCGTGCACGCCTGCGGCTTCGACTCCGTACCGCACGACCTCGGGGCGTACTTCACCGTTAAGCAACTGCCGCAGGACGTGCCGCTGACGATCGACGGTTTCGTCCGCAGCAACGCCGTTTTCTCCGGCGGTACGTTCGCATCCGCACTCACCGCGATGGGCCGCGGCCCGCAGATGCTGCGCGCCGCCCAGGAGCGCCGGCTGCACGAACCACGCCTGGTCGGCCGCCGCGCCCGCGCATCGCTCGGCACTCCTCACTTCAGTGCGGAGACCGGCACCTGGGCGCTGCCCCTGCCGACACTGGACCCACAGGTCGTCGAGCGCTCGGCGCGGCGGCTGGCGCGGTACGGGCCGGACTTCCGCTACCGCCACTTCGCTTCGGTGAAGCATCTGCCGGTGGCGCTCGGCGGCACGGCCGCGATCGGCGCCCTCCTCGGCGCGGCTCAACTGCCGGCCGCACGGAACTGGCTGATGGGCCGGTACGAGCCGGGGGCGGGCCCGGACGGGGAGCGCCGCAGGCGGAGCTGGTTCACGGTGCGTTTCGTCGGCGAGGGCGGCGGCCGCCGGGTCTTCACGGAGGTGTCCGGCGGCGACCCCGGCTACGACGAGACGGCGAAGATGCTCGCACAGGCGGCGCTCTGCCTCGCCCTGGACGAGCTTCCGCCGACATCGGGGCAGGTCACCACGGCCGTCGCGATGGGCGATGCGCTGCTCGAGCGGCTTCGTGGGGCCGGGCTGCGCTTCCGGGTCGCGGCGGTCCGCTGA